A genomic segment from Lentimicrobium sp. L6 encodes:
- a CDS encoding glycerophosphodiester phosphodiesterase family protein — protein sequence MRKNWFSYLALLLLFLIVGFVMSFVLSLVEEKYNSDSKEVKKIFIPKDIVIAHRGTTYWAPEETEMAYRWARDIGADYLEVDVQRTKDGVLLALHDDLLTRTTNIENIYPELSERPSSYFAFEELMSLDAGAWFYESASQVGTDYYSSEIYLKKTDKPAFYFNSEGEKVLFEGENIYVGGSQGVSTLEDAIRIAEGYRIAKDSLGNRIYEIIEEEGVIHYRFFYVKDEEDSGHRPGVYIEIKEPQLFQGIEEDLYQELSRLNWNVRTKSDSDTLVSREGKVNMGNTSAKVILQTFSPESLVKLNHIFKGSVPMTFLLWLGDDNMMKNDSITYFENLAFAKQNGAHIIGPSIAGPPNNYSDLLTEQNVEWIKSQGFLIHPYSFDTRLQMLQYGADSDGMFTNRTDLTIQYFEQTKNAKQKN from the coding sequence ATGAGAAAAAATTGGTTTTCTTACCTTGCACTTTTGCTATTGTTTTTGATAGTGGGATTCGTTATGTCCTTTGTCTTAAGTTTAGTAGAAGAGAAATATAATAGTGATTCGAAAGAAGTGAAAAAAATATTTATTCCAAAAGATATAGTGATTGCCCACCGAGGAACGACCTATTGGGCCCCTGAAGAAACAGAAATGGCTTACCGCTGGGCTAGAGATATTGGGGCCGATTATTTAGAAGTGGATGTGCAAAGGACAAAAGATGGTGTATTACTTGCATTACATGATGACTTGCTAACTCGAACCACCAATATTGAAAATATTTATCCAGAATTATCTGAAAGGCCCTCCTCATATTTCGCTTTTGAAGAATTGATGAGCTTGGATGCTGGTGCTTGGTTTTATGAGAGCGCTTCGCAAGTAGGGACAGATTATTATTCATCTGAGATTTATTTGAAGAAGACGGACAAACCTGCTTTCTATTTCAATTCTGAAGGCGAGAAAGTATTGTTTGAAGGTGAAAACATTTATGTTGGAGGAAGTCAAGGAGTTTCAACTTTAGAGGATGCAATTAGAATTGCAGAAGGATATAGAATTGCTAAAGATTCATTGGGAAATAGAATCTATGAAATAATAGAAGAGGAAGGAGTAATACATTATCGTTTCTTTTATGTGAAGGATGAAGAAGATTCAGGTCATAGACCCGGGGTTTATATAGAAATCAAAGAACCCCAGCTTTTTCAGGGAATAGAGGAGGATTTATATCAAGAACTGTCTAGATTAAATTGGAATGTGCGCACGAAATCAGATTCTGATACTTTAGTTAGTCGAGAAGGAAAAGTAAATATGGGGAATACGAGTGCGAAAGTCATCTTACAAACCTTTTCTCCAGAAAGTTTGGTGAAGCTGAATCATATATTTAAGGGAAGCGTTCCAATGACTTTCTTGTTGTGGCTAGGAGATGATAATATGATGAAAAATGATAGCATCACCTATTTTGAAAACTTGGCTTTTGCTAAGCAAAATGGAGCTCATATTATAGGGCCCAGTATTGCAGGTCCACCAAATAATTATTCTGATTTGCTTACCGAGCAAAATGTAGAATGGATAAAAAGTCAAGGTTTTCTCATTCACCCATACTCTTTTGATACTCGTTTACAAATGCTGCAGTATGGTGCTGACTCAGATGGGATGTTTACCAATCGAACCGATTTGACTATCCAATATTTTGAGCAAACAAAAAACGCAAAGCAGAAAAATTAA
- the glpT gene encoding glycerol-3-phosphate transporter: MIGFLKTKPAQPLKEAQQADEDYKIMRLRVFLGIFLGYAAYYLVRKNFSLIMPDLIEEGYTKAQLGWALSAISIAYGISKFVMGSVSDRSNPKVFLSLGLILSAVTMMVMGLIPFFTSSVVIMFVLLFLNGWFQGMGWPACGRIMVHWFSNKERGTKMSIWNVAHNVGGGLIGPLAILGLAIFNDWHSALYFPAIIAFVIAILVYYLMEDTPQSCGLPSIEKWKNDYPENYDQEKSEQELKAKDIFITYVLKNRMLWAIAIANAFVYLIRYGVLDWAPTYLSETKGLDITTSGWAYFLYEWAGIPGTLLAGWLSDKAFKGQRAQVSIIYMFFVLIFVFVYWFSSSLMLINISLIAIGFLVYGPVMLIGVHALDLAPKKAAGTAAGFTGLFGYLGGALFANIAMGHIVDLYGWDGGFYVLIAAAIISIFLLLFTIKPSK, translated from the coding sequence ATGATTGGATTTCTAAAGACAAAACCTGCCCAGCCTTTAAAAGAAGCCCAGCAAGCAGATGAAGATTATAAAATCATGCGCTTGCGAGTATTTCTAGGAATATTCTTGGGCTATGCAGCCTATTATCTTGTTAGAAAGAACTTTTCTTTAATCATGCCCGATCTAATAGAGGAGGGCTATACCAAAGCGCAATTGGGTTGGGCCTTGTCGGCTATTAGTATTGCCTATGGAATCAGTAAGTTTGTAATGGGAAGTGTGAGTGACAGGAGTAATCCAAAAGTATTTTTGAGTTTAGGTTTGATATTGTCAGCTGTGACGATGATGGTCATGGGGCTGATTCCTTTCTTTACCAGTTCAGTTGTTATTATGTTTGTTCTACTATTTCTAAATGGATGGTTTCAAGGAATGGGATGGCCGGCTTGTGGAAGGATAATGGTTCATTGGTTTTCCAATAAAGAGCGTGGAACAAAAATGTCTATTTGGAATGTGGCTCATAATGTGGGTGGAGGTCTCATTGGCCCTCTGGCTATTTTGGGTTTGGCTATATTTAATGATTGGCACAGTGCTTTATATTTTCCGGCTATCATAGCTTTTGTTATTGCGATTTTAGTTTACTATTTAATGGAAGACACCCCTCAAAGCTGTGGTTTGCCTAGTATTGAGAAATGGAAAAATGATTATCCTGAAAATTATGATCAAGAGAAGTCAGAGCAGGAATTAAAAGCCAAAGATATCTTTATCACTTATGTTTTAAAAAACAGGATGCTTTGGGCTATCGCTATAGCTAATGCCTTTGTTTATCTCATTCGTTATGGCGTGCTCGATTGGGCACCAACCTACCTCTCGGAAACCAAAGGTTTGGATATCACCACAAGTGGTTGGGCTTATTTTTTATACGAATGGGCAGGGATTCCAGGAACATTGTTAGCTGGTTGGTTAAGTGATAAAGCTTTTAAAGGGCAAAGAGCTCAGGTGAGTATTATTTATATGTTTTTTGTGCTGATATTTGTTTTCGTTTATTGGTTCTCTTCTAGCTTAATGCTTATCAATATTTCTTTAATCGCTATTGGATTTTTGGTTTATGGCCCCGTTATGTTGATTGGAGTTCATGCTTTAGATTTAGCGCCTAAAAAAGCCGCCGGAACTGCCGCCGGATTTACCGGTCTTTTTGGATATTTAGGTGGTGCACTATTTGCTAATATTGCCATGGGTCATATTGTTGATTTATATGGTTGGGACGGTGGATTCTATGTGTTGATAGCTGCTGCCATCATTTCTATTTTTCTTTTACTATTTACCATAAAACCATCGAAATAA
- a CDS encoding T9SS type A sorting domain-containing protein, translated as MKKLFFLFGILFFSIPSFSQDADYTIIRSEMENYFSGNLNNNSYYSPRKMEIDHVKNLEDGKMIYSYASAYLFDQDEFNTIYPNTNIFGDSAFVDAEGNTTFYNCRDKQLTFNKYNGEAEEWIIYEEDGIKLMGSYQSPSYEEIMEGVSDRAAIIQLQVIDNDGLIIDDHYYHGKEVIISKNYGIGDHFQINEFDGLLSSHYASDFHLIGIEKGDEIMGMNNYYSDLISGLEIGNEVHSTIENSDNQIINRIKRVIQKEIGYSDFIYTFQICDYYPLEDTIISHETTETYLYLMDLRESIPALDPDDNNSYWAINYFFKNNWESTNNRYFEYQIWESEETEMINQRVVWSFDTWGPLGMGAFAKHQFIENIGSTCSYQGEYLMADEIQYYKTETEEWGIPFTLECINSTGLIENQVEPINIYPNPAEDRIEINCGETQITKVSLFNFQGKKVMERVINSQASDLSFDISNLENGVYLVEIMSQNGTISQHKIIKSKLFK; from the coding sequence ATGAAAAAGTTATTCTTTTTATTTGGCATCCTATTTTTCTCTATTCCTTCATTCTCTCAAGATGCAGATTATACAATCATCAGAAGTGAGATGGAAAATTACTTTAGCGGAAACCTTAATAACAACAGCTATTACAGCCCTCGAAAAATGGAGATTGACCATGTGAAAAATCTTGAAGATGGTAAAATGATTTATTCTTATGCCTCGGCCTATCTATTTGATCAAGATGAATTTAATACCATATATCCCAATACTAATATTTTTGGGGATTCTGCTTTTGTTGATGCAGAAGGGAATACCACCTTTTATAATTGTAGAGACAAACAACTTACTTTCAACAAATATAATGGCGAAGCTGAAGAGTGGATAATCTATGAAGAAGATGGTATTAAATTAATGGGTAGCTACCAAAGTCCCTCCTATGAAGAAATCATGGAAGGCGTTTCTGATAGGGCAGCCATCATCCAGTTGCAGGTTATCGATAATGACGGATTAATAATAGACGACCATTATTATCATGGAAAAGAAGTAATCATCAGTAAAAATTATGGAATAGGTGATCATTTTCAAATCAATGAATTCGATGGCCTACTATCCTCTCATTACGCTTCTGATTTCCATTTGATAGGTATAGAGAAAGGTGATGAAATAATGGGAATGAATAATTATTATAGTGATTTAATTTCAGGCTTAGAGATTGGAAATGAAGTTCATTCTACCATTGAAAATTCTGACAACCAAATCATCAATAGAATTAAAAGAGTGATTCAGAAAGAAATAGGCTATTCCGATTTTATCTACACCTTCCAAATTTGTGATTATTATCCTCTTGAAGACACTATAATTTCCCATGAAACAACAGAAACCTATCTTTATCTGATGGATTTGAGAGAAAGTATTCCAGCACTAGATCCAGATGACAATAATTCCTATTGGGCCATTAATTATTTCTTCAAAAACAATTGGGAAAGTACCAATAATAGATATTTTGAATATCAAATTTGGGAAAGTGAAGAAACCGAAATGATAAACCAAAGAGTGGTCTGGTCTTTTGACACTTGGGGACCATTGGGCATGGGGGCTTTTGCAAAACATCAATTTATTGAGAATATTGGCAGCACTTGCTCCTACCAAGGTGAATATCTTATGGCGGATGAAATACAGTATTATAAAACCGAAACAGAAGAATGGGGAATACCATTCACCCTTGAATGCATCAATTCGACCGGTCTTATCGAAAATCAAGTGGAGCCAATTAATATCTACCCAAACCCAGCGGAGGATCGTATCGAAATTAATTGCGGCGAAACTCAAATTACTAAAGTCTCCCTATTTAATTTTCAAGGAAAAAAAGTAATGGAGCGAGTTATTAATAGTCAAGCTAGCGATTTGAGTTTTGATATTTCGAATCTAGAAAATGGCGTTTATTTAGTTGAGATAATGAGCCAAAATGGAACCATCAGTCAACATAAAATCATTAAAAGTAAACTATTCAAATAA
- a CDS encoding T9SS type A sorting domain-containing protein produces the protein MKKLVLLIFIIVISLPSFSQVSDYTIIRSDIISYFSEFVMDYKIYNPRKMVIEKEKMVENGKMFYSYPYAYQYDRNPNITIYPYTNIFGDSAFVDLQGNTTFYNCREKVITLNMYSRQSEEWIIYENDEDEAILIGKYQTPIYIEIMDGVWDSVVIISLKVEDFNGNILEESYYHNKEIIISKNYGITKHLQINELDGLSQHEINYPFHLIGIEKGDETHGFYNYYKDLIRGLEIGNEVHSEIEISNNKIVNRIKRVIQKEIGYSDIIYSFRICDYYPATDSNIQYETTESYPYLIELRESIPTLNQDETNSYWDFNYFFKIGWNQTNKKYFQYQIWETQNADTISGRIVWFFETMDNSGSATTPAGYHFIENIGKTCVFKGGFLMADKIKYYKTETEEWGTPFSHDCLNASGVDDKQLNRINIYPNPAEDRIEISFGESQMISASIINIQGQKVVERVFNSQASDLSFDISNLENGVYLVEIMSQNGTISQHKIIKK, from the coding sequence ATGAAAAAATTGGTTCTTCTAATCTTTATTATTGTAATCTCCTTACCGTCATTTTCACAAGTTTCAGACTATACCATCATCAGAAGTGATATAATAAGTTACTTTAGTGAATTTGTAATGGATTACAAAATCTACAACCCTAGAAAAATGGTCATTGAGAAGGAAAAAATGGTAGAGAACGGGAAAATGTTCTATTCTTATCCCTATGCATACCAATATGACCGAAATCCAAATATAACAATATACCCATATACTAATATTTTTGGAGATTCTGCATTCGTTGACTTGCAAGGTAATACTACTTTTTATAATTGTCGAGAAAAAGTAATTACACTAAACATGTATTCTCGTCAATCTGAAGAATGGATAATATATGAAAATGATGAGGATGAAGCTATACTAATCGGCAAATACCAAACTCCTATTTATATTGAAATTATGGATGGAGTTTGGGACAGTGTAGTTATTATCAGTTTAAAAGTAGAAGATTTCAATGGAAATATTCTAGAAGAGAGTTATTACCATAATAAAGAAATAATTATTAGTAAAAATTATGGCATTACTAAACACCTTCAGATTAATGAACTTGATGGTCTATCACAGCATGAAATCAATTACCCTTTTCATTTAATTGGAATTGAGAAAGGTGATGAAACTCATGGATTTTATAATTACTATAAAGATTTGATACGAGGATTAGAAATAGGAAATGAAGTACATTCCGAAATTGAAATCTCAAATAATAAAATTGTCAATAGAATAAAAAGGGTCATTCAAAAAGAAATAGGCTATTCTGACATTATCTACTCATTCCGAATATGTGACTATTATCCTGCTACAGACAGCAACATTCAATATGAAACAACAGAATCATATCCATATTTAATAGAATTACGAGAAAGCATCCCCACATTAAATCAAGATGAGACAAACTCTTATTGGGATTTTAATTATTTCTTTAAAATTGGTTGGAATCAAACAAATAAAAAGTATTTCCAGTATCAAATATGGGAAACTCAAAATGCAGATACCATTAGTGGACGAATAGTCTGGTTTTTCGAAACTATGGATAATTCAGGTTCAGCAACAACTCCTGCTGGCTATCATTTCATAGAGAATATAGGTAAGACATGTGTCTTTAAAGGAGGTTTTTTAATGGCTGATAAAATAAAATACTACAAAACTGAGACTGAAGAATGGGGAACACCATTCTCTCATGATTGCCTAAATGCATCTGGTGTTGATGATAAACAACTAAATCGAATTAATATCTACCCAAACCCCGCAGAGGATCGCATCGAAATTAGTTTTGGAGAAAGTCAAATGATTAGTGCTTCTATCATTAATATTCAAGGACAAAAAGTGGTAGAGCGAGTTTTTAATAGTCAAGCTAGCGATTTGAGTTTTGATATTTCGAATCTAGAAAATGGCGTTTATTTAGTTGAGATAATGAGCCAAAATGGAACCATCAGTCAACATAAAATCATTAAAAAATAG
- a CDS encoding alpha/beta hydrolase-fold protein has translation MKKKIFTLWLLGISLVSIAQVTFVIETIPDNTPEQDFIYIAGNMNGWNPGDENFKLEKNADGKFQIILEEQSEGTLLEFKFTRGDWGTVEKDENGQEMGNRQFTYGNNETISFQIATWADGGSGGGGSTATENVSILSEDFYMPQLDRNRRVWLYLPPGYEESQMRYPVLYMHDGQNLFDSFTSFSGEWEVDETLNELASQGYQVPIVIGIDNGGGHRLDEYSAWVNSQYGGGEGREYMEFVVETLKPYVDENYRTLPNKESTGIMGSSLGGLISQFGVFEHSDVFTKAGLFSPSYWYSDSVWTFTAENANPQNQRIFQLVGALEGASMVNDMETMHDNLISYGFSESKLVSKVVSNQGHNEAFWRSEFEEAYLWLFSDFANDISELASSKKLLLSPNPAKDLLFIDLKQIDSISIYNIKGEVVLEFQDMEDGRIDIHDLSIGLYFIKLSSDQFIYSEKFIKL, from the coding sequence ATGAAAAAAAAAATATTTACTCTATGGTTGCTTGGGATTTCCTTGGTCTCCATAGCTCAAGTCACATTCGTTATAGAGACTATACCTGATAATACCCCAGAGCAGGATTTTATTTATATTGCTGGAAATATGAATGGCTGGAACCCTGGAGATGAAAACTTCAAACTAGAGAAGAATGCTGATGGGAAATTTCAAATTATATTAGAAGAACAATCAGAAGGAACATTACTAGAATTTAAATTTACCCGTGGCGATTGGGGAACAGTAGAGAAAGATGAAAATGGCCAAGAAATGGGAAATCGTCAGTTTACCTATGGAAATAATGAAACCATCAGCTTTCAAATTGCCACTTGGGCCGATGGCGGAAGTGGAGGAGGAGGTTCTACAGCTACAGAAAATGTAAGCATATTATCAGAGGATTTTTATATGCCCCAACTAGATAGAAACAGAAGAGTTTGGCTTTACCTTCCTCCAGGTTATGAAGAAAGTCAGATGAGATATCCAGTATTATATATGCATGATGGACAAAATCTATTCGATAGCTTTACTTCTTTTAGCGGAGAATGGGAAGTGGATGAGACTTTAAATGAATTGGCGAGTCAAGGTTATCAAGTGCCTATTGTTATTGGAATAGATAATGGAGGAGGCCATCGATTAGATGAATACTCTGCTTGGGTAAACAGTCAATATGGTGGTGGGGAAGGACGAGAATATATGGAGTTCGTTGTAGAAACCTTAAAGCCTTATGTGGATGAAAATTACCGGACCCTACCAAATAAAGAAAGTACAGGAATTATGGGAAGCTCCTTAGGAGGATTGATTTCTCAGTTTGGAGTTTTTGAGCATTCTGATGTTTTCACTAAAGCGGGTTTGTTTAGTCCCAGCTATTGGTATTCGGATAGTGTTTGGACATTCACTGCGGAAAATGCCAATCCTCAAAACCAAAGGATTTTTCAATTGGTTGGAGCGTTAGAAGGAGCGAGTATGGTCAATGATATGGAGACCATGCACGATAATCTGATCAGTTATGGTTTTAGTGAATCTAAATTAGTCTCAAAAGTGGTGTCAAATCAAGGTCATAATGAGGCCTTTTGGCGCTCAGAATTTGAGGAGGCTTACCTTTGGCTATTCTCCGATTTTGCAAATGATATTTCTGAATTAGCATCCTCAAAAAAACTATTGCTATCTCCTAATCCAGCGAAAGATTTGCTATTTATCGACCTCAAACAAATCGATTCTATATCTATTTATAATATCAAAGGAGAAGTGGTTCTTGAATTTCAAGATATGGAAGATGGTAGAATAGATATACACGATTTATCCATTGGCTTGTATTTTATAAAGCTGAGTTCTGATCAATTTATCTATTCAGAAAAGTTTATCAAACTATAG
- a CDS encoding UbiA family prenyltransferase, which translates to MARKTGMLTQSYELSMALDQIYKECLIIMFIQVIKIIRFIDSAVFAASPIDGLLFFLSEVGLEVNLFKLAFSIVAVYLLAVHVFAINDWFDYPRDLKDQNKRSRADMVSRKAILILSVISGFGAFVFLSFLSYTSVFVGIVLVILSFLYSASWQSYHGKGIPTYSSFLHILGGVFSFQLGVSIFGDISSLSIFIGFIIGFFLAGGHLIQELQDNEGDRINGVGTNVVILGKKTSLNAALIFFTFGHSMLYFLIDNLDLSMLIWANTVTAIVIIAIIVYIRSYYLGFKVVSKLRALYRFIYLIFGSYMIFEVLLKTLL; encoded by the coding sequence GTGGCTCGAAAAACTGGAATGCTGACACAGTCATATGAACTATCGATGGCCCTTGACCAAATTTATAAGGAATGTTTGATAATTATGTTTATTCAAGTTATAAAAATAATAAGGTTTATCGATTCCGCTGTATTTGCAGCCTCTCCTATTGATGGTTTATTGTTTTTTTTATCAGAAGTTGGTTTGGAGGTTAATCTATTTAAGTTGGCGTTTTCAATCGTAGCCGTATACTTGCTTGCGGTACACGTGTTCGCTATTAATGATTGGTTTGATTATCCTAGAGATTTAAAAGATCAAAACAAAAGGTCTAGAGCTGATATGGTTTCACGAAAGGCCATATTGATATTATCCGTCATTTCAGGTTTTGGAGCTTTCGTTTTTTTGAGTTTCTTATCCTACACTTCTGTGTTTGTTGGAATCGTTTTGGTAATATTAAGTTTTTTATATTCTGCTTCTTGGCAGAGTTACCATGGAAAAGGAATACCAACATATTCTTCATTTCTACATATTTTAGGAGGTGTGTTTTCTTTTCAATTAGGCGTTTCTATTTTTGGAGATATCTCAAGTTTATCTATATTTATAGGGTTTATCATAGGGTTCTTTTTGGCAGGGGGGCATTTAATTCAGGAATTGCAGGATAATGAAGGAGATAGAATAAACGGTGTTGGAACTAATGTTGTAATACTTGGAAAAAAAACAAGTTTAAATGCAGCATTAATATTTTTTACCTTTGGACATTCGATGTTGTACTTCTTGATTGATAATCTTGATTTATCAATGTTGATCTGGGCTAATACAGTCACTGCAATTGTTATTATTGCAATTATTGTGTACATAAGGAGTTATTATTTAGGTTTTAAAGTTGTATCTAAACTAAGAGCTTTATATCGATTCATTTATTTAATTTTCGGCTCTTATATGATTTTCGAAGTATTACTTAAAACTTTATTATGA
- a CDS encoding 3-keto-5-aminohexanoate cleavage protein, whose protein sequence is MDYLDLIINFTPTGMIPTKQSNRNAPISITEIIEDTHRAYEIGISMVHIHAREYISGEPSFKSEIYAKIIEGIRKISPELIICASLSGRNHKAFEQRAEVLSLDGNLKPDMGSLTLSSLNFSQTESMNSPEMIQNLALEMQKKKILPELEAFDLGMVNYAKYLEQKGLLGNAHYFNIILGNIAGAQSDLLHSGLLINSLPKHSLWSLGGIGNTQLPMNALSIAMGGGVRVGLEDNNWFDCDKKTLATNIDLLSRIHSLAKIHQRKLMTSKKLRELLNLERGFGAYGLQS, encoded by the coding sequence ATGGACTATTTAGACCTCATCATAAATTTCACCCCCACTGGTATGATTCCTACCAAACAAAGCAATAGGAATGCCCCAATTTCAATTACGGAAATTATTGAAGATACACACCGAGCCTATGAGATTGGAATTAGCATGGTTCACATACATGCTCGCGAATACATATCAGGTGAACCTAGTTTTAAAAGTGAAATCTATGCTAAAATTATTGAAGGAATAAGAAAAATAAGTCCTGAACTAATTATATGCGCTTCTTTGAGTGGAAGAAATCATAAAGCTTTTGAACAAAGAGCTGAAGTTTTATCCTTAGATGGGAATTTAAAACCAGACATGGGAAGTTTAACATTAAGCTCCTTAAATTTTAGCCAAACAGAAAGCATGAATTCTCCGGAAATGATTCAAAATCTCGCGTTGGAAATGCAGAAAAAGAAAATACTTCCTGAACTTGAAGCCTTTGATTTGGGTATGGTTAACTACGCCAAATATTTAGAGCAAAAAGGACTTTTAGGGAATGCTCATTATTTTAATATCATATTAGGAAATATTGCAGGTGCGCAATCAGATTTATTGCATTCAGGCCTATTGATTAATAGCCTACCAAAGCATTCATTATGGAGTTTGGGAGGAATTGGGAATACACAATTACCCATGAATGCGCTTTCTATAGCTATGGGAGGAGGAGTTAGAGTTGGATTAGAGGATAACAATTGGTTTGATTGTGATAAGAAGACTTTAGCCACAAATATAGATTTATTGTCACGAATTCATTCTTTGGCAAAAATCCATCAAAGGAAGTTAATGACTTCTAAAAAACTTAGAGAATTATTAAATTTGGAAAGAGGATTTGGAGCTTACGGGCTTCAATCTTAA
- a CDS encoding acyltransferase: MIRNLILRARHKKVKFYNISLTEIQDDVEIGEGSRIGSFTLIQSGAKIGKNCTIGSFCNICGDVEIGDNVSIQTGCHITRGVKIDSDTFIGPGVVTMNDKYMNDIISPPSIGSHTRVGGGSCILPDLHIGKNVLIGSGCVVTKSIADGERVYGNPAKSAIKKANN, from the coding sequence ATGATTAGAAATCTAATACTTAGGGCTAGACACAAAAAAGTCAAATTTTACAATATTAGTCTTACTGAAATACAAGATGATGTGGAGATTGGGGAAGGTAGTAGAATAGGATCCTTCACCTTAATTCAATCAGGGGCTAAAATTGGGAAAAACTGTACGATTGGTTCTTTTTGTAATATTTGTGGGGATGTGGAAATAGGTGATAATGTCTCTATTCAAACAGGATGCCATATTACTAGAGGAGTCAAAATAGATTCTGATACTTTCATAGGCCCTGGAGTGGTGACAATGAATGATAAGTATATGAATGATATTATTAGTCCACCAAGTATTGGTAGTCATACGAGAGTTGGAGGCGGAAGCTGTATCTTACCTGATTTACATATTGGAAAGAATGTTTTAATAGGCTCGGGATGTGTAGTTACCAAAAGCATTGCTGATGGTGAAAGAGTTTATGGCAATCCTGCTAAATCAGCCATTAAAAAAGCAAATAACTAG
- a CDS encoding glycosyltransferase family 4 protein — MNILLVNIWLANLTGTEVYIRDLAINLLDRGVDVEVFSPVIGETSKAIRNAGINVVDDIDKLLIKPDLIHAHHYISTMEAICRFPDVPVVYFQHDRIHLVDHPPRYFGIRKYMAVDYNCLDRLLIDNRIEKEKTGVLYNWVDTDRFKRRIQFKKKPLRALVFSNYATSDNHFRNIQEACLAEGIELDGIGSGLGESLSNPEMVLNNYDLIFAKAKAAIEALSSGAAVIISDFRGLGGMVTSENYDQCRRLNFGMKTMTKQNDVHLLREEIRKYNVEENKVLSEKIRNDASVTQFMDALIPMYQSVIESSEPLSDFEKMEDARVIREYKSLRITLFEQKVNQLKELHREELVRISSVAELKKLRSEIRTQAQLLEYRLAIIKNKEDRIEAISKSWSYRIGLGLTFPFRVVYDLLKVK, encoded by the coding sequence ATGAATATCTTATTAGTAAATATTTGGCTTGCAAATCTAACTGGGACAGAAGTATATATTCGAGATTTAGCAATTAATTTATTGGATCGAGGGGTTGATGTTGAAGTTTTTTCACCAGTTATAGGTGAGACGTCTAAGGCCATTAGAAATGCGGGCATAAATGTGGTTGATGATATAGATAAATTGTTGATTAAGCCAGATCTTATTCATGCTCATCACTATATATCAACAATGGAGGCCATTTGTCGATTTCCAGATGTTCCTGTGGTTTATTTCCAGCACGATAGAATCCACCTAGTTGATCACCCACCTAGATATTTTGGAATACGAAAATATATGGCCGTAGATTATAATTGCCTAGATAGGCTATTGATTGACAATAGAATTGAAAAGGAAAAGACAGGAGTTTTGTATAATTGGGTTGATACTGATCGTTTTAAAAGAAGGATCCAGTTTAAGAAGAAACCATTAAGAGCACTGGTTTTTAGTAATTATGCTACAAGTGATAATCATTTCAGGAATATTCAAGAAGCATGTTTAGCAGAAGGAATAGAGCTTGATGGTATTGGCTCAGGCTTGGGTGAATCTCTTTCTAATCCTGAGATGGTATTGAATAATTATGACCTTATTTTTGCAAAAGCAAAAGCAGCAATCGAAGCTTTGTCAAGTGGAGCTGCTGTTATTATTAGTGATTTCCGAGGACTAGGCGGCATGGTTACTAGTGAGAATTATGATCAATGTAGGCGACTGAACTTTGGCATGAAAACGATGACGAAGCAGAATGATGTTCATTTGCTTAGAGAGGAAATAAGAAAGTATAATGTAGAGGAGAATAAAGTTCTTTCTGAGAAAATTCGTAATGATGCATCAGTTACTCAGTTTATGGATGCCTTGATTCCTATGTATCAATCTGTAATCGAATCTTCGGAACCACTATCTGACTTTGAAAAAATGGAGGATGCTAGGGTAATTAGAGAATACAAAAGTTTGAGAATTACGCTTTTTGAACAGAAGGTTAATCAGTTAAAGGAGTTGCATAGAGAAGAATTAGTAAGAATCAGTTCGGTCGCAGAACTTAAGAAACTTAGAAGTGAAATTAGAACACAAGCCCAATTGCTGGAGTATCGATTAGCAATAATAAAAAATAAAGAGGACAGGATTGAGGCTATCAGTAAATCCTGGTCATACCGTATTGGGCTTGGCCTTACTTTTCCGTTTCGTGTTGTTTATGATTTGCTGAAAGTAAAGTAA